The Vibrio tasmaniensis genome includes a region encoding these proteins:
- a CDS encoding YgiW/YdeI family stress tolerance OB fold protein, whose translation MKKTVLAIASTIILAPTFAMASDHHNNSENNKHQSAIAYTGPIETVSVATLLADTSMFAEQEAIVDGKIVRQLKNDTFVFSDGQSEIQIELDDDILLAQPLTADTKVRIFGEYEGGKTPEIEVDHIQVL comes from the coding sequence ATGAAAAAAACTGTATTAGCTATCGCATCTACTATTATCCTTGCTCCTACTTTCGCAATGGCTAGTGACCATCACAACAACAGCGAAAACAACAAGCATCAGAGCGCTATTGCTTACACAGGACCGATTGAAACAGTTTCGGTTGCGACTTTACTAGCAGACACCAGCATGTTCGCAGAGCAAGAAGCGATTGTAGATGGCAAGATTGTTCGTCAACTAAAGAATGATACGTTTGTATTCTCTGATGGTCAGAGTGAAATTCAAATCGAACTGGATGACGATATCCTTCTAGCACAGCCGCTCACTGCAGATACAAAAGTTCGTATATTTGGCGAATACGAAGGTGGCAAAACGCCAGAGATCGAAGTTGATCATATTCAAGTTTTGTAA
- a CDS encoding ABC-F family ATPase codes for MISTANITMQFGAEPLFENISAKFGNGNRYGLIGANGCGKSTFMKILSGALTPSSGNVSITPGEKLGVLSQDQFAFEQYSVIDVVIMGDRKLWEVKQERERIYSLPEMSEDDGMKVAELESEFAEMDGYTAESRAGDILIQAGIEEEFHFGLMQQVAPGWKLRVLLAQALFANPDILLLDEPTNNLDIHTINWLAEELNQRKCTMIIISHDRHFLNSVCTHMADIDYGELRVYPGNYEYFLEASGLIRDQLLASNAKKAAEISELQDFVNRFGANASKAKQASSRAKKMDKITLDEVKSSSRMSPSIDFGEGKKLHRQALELKELGHGFDGEILFAGGNLLLEAGTRLAVIGENGVGKTTLLKCLVQELEQNEGIVKWSENASVGYCPQDSSSDFDNDLSIFDWISQWRTVKHDDLMVRGILGRLLFTADDANKKARNCSGGEKNRLLFGKLMMQDINVLVMDEPTNHMDMEAIQALNDALKVYTGTLIFVSHDREFVSSLATHIIDVKDQQLVSFQGTYEEYLDHQKKMLMVSL; via the coding sequence TTGATATCTACCGCGAACATCACAATGCAATTTGGCGCAGAGCCGCTGTTTGAAAACATCTCTGCTAAATTTGGTAACGGAAACCGCTATGGTTTGATCGGCGCCAATGGTTGCGGAAAATCAACGTTCATGAAAATCCTAAGTGGTGCATTAACGCCAAGCTCAGGTAACGTTTCTATCACTCCTGGAGAGAAACTGGGTGTTTTGAGTCAAGATCAGTTCGCTTTTGAACAGTACAGCGTTATCGACGTTGTGATCATGGGCGACAGAAAACTGTGGGAAGTAAAACAAGAACGTGAGCGCATTTATTCTTTGCCAGAAATGAGCGAAGACGATGGTATGAAAGTCGCGGAACTTGAAAGTGAATTCGCGGAAATGGATGGCTACACAGCAGAAAGCCGTGCAGGTGATATCCTAATCCAAGCGGGTATCGAAGAAGAGTTTCATTTCGGTCTGATGCAACAAGTTGCTCCAGGTTGGAAACTGCGTGTGCTATTGGCACAAGCACTGTTTGCAAACCCAGACATCCTGCTTCTTGATGAACCTACCAACAACTTGGACATTCATACGATCAACTGGCTTGCTGAAGAGCTAAACCAGCGTAAATGTACAATGATCATCATTTCGCACGATAGACACTTCCTGAACTCTGTATGTACACATATGGCGGACATCGACTACGGCGAGCTACGTGTTTACCCTGGTAACTACGAGTACTTCCTAGAAGCATCTGGTTTGATTCGTGATCAACTTCTAGCGAGCAATGCTAAGAAAGCGGCTGAGATCAGCGAGCTTCAAGATTTCGTAAACCGTTTTGGTGCTAACGCATCTAAAGCAAAGCAAGCAAGTTCACGTGCTAAGAAAATGGACAAAATCACGCTTGATGAAGTGAAATCATCGAGCCGTATGAGCCCATCAATTGATTTTGGTGAAGGCAAGAAACTGCACCGTCAAGCGCTTGAACTTAAAGAGCTTGGTCACGGCTTCGATGGCGAAATACTGTTTGCTGGTGGCAATTTACTGCTTGAAGCGGGTACACGCCTTGCAGTTATCGGTGAGAACGGTGTGGGTAAAACAACGCTACTGAAATGTCTAGTTCAAGAACTAGAGCAAAACGAAGGTATCGTTAAATGGTCTGAAAACGCATCTGTAGGCTACTGCCCACAAGATAGCTCGTCTGACTTTGATAACGACCTGAGCATCTTCGATTGGATCTCACAATGGCGTACAGTGAAGCACGATGATCTTATGGTACGTGGCATTCTTGGTCGTCTATTGTTTACTGCTGATGATGCGAATAAGAAAGCGCGTAACTGTTCTGGTGGTGAGAAGAACCGTCTGTTATTCGGCAAGCTAATGATGCAAGACATCAACGTGCTTGTGATGGACGAACCAACCAACCACATGGACATGGAAGCAATCCAAGCCTTGAACGACGCATTGAAGGTTTACACGGGGACGCTTATCTTTGTAAGCCATGACCGTGAATTCGTTTCTTCACTAGCAACACACATCATTGATGTAAAAGACCAACAGCTAGTGAGCTTCCAAGGTACTTATGAAGAGTACTTGGATCATCAGAAAAAGATGCTGATGGTTAGCTTATAA
- a CDS encoding MATE family efflux transporter, whose translation MLSTYRHLDKEFWQKLLHIGLPVSLQTMLFSLLGVVDIFMVNQLGDSATAAVGVGNRIFFFNLIMVSGISGAVSVLASQYFGAGDFNGIRRTLAQSWALSIFAIIPFVFIYTLVPESVVSVVASDPDYVRLATDYLWITGASLFGTAIVVPLESALRSVGEAKLPTKISIWAIIVNAILNALLIFGLFGFPELGVVGAAIGTTVSRFFQTVALLVMARKHYAHLFPTLSNWRNAILPKHRKKYFTIAIPMLVHDTAWVGGILIYNVIVGQMGVGELAIISLLSPVESILISAFLGFAVAASIILGNEIGAKNYQRVENTAWGYVFVSCALAALLALLCFIAKPAIVQLIGFTHLELKDTAVNVALVMAAGMILRVFNMVGIGGVLKSGGDINYSIFIDIFGQWAIGIPLAYFTALVLGWSLEWVLMIVLLEELAKIILTSQRIHSKKWINNLIEEPDQLTA comes from the coding sequence ATGCTCTCGACATATCGTCATTTAGACAAAGAATTTTGGCAAAAACTATTACACATCGGTTTACCTGTCTCACTGCAAACCATGTTGTTTTCATTGCTTGGCGTGGTCGATATTTTTATGGTCAATCAGCTTGGTGATTCTGCAACCGCCGCTGTTGGTGTTGGCAACCGTATCTTCTTCTTCAACTTGATCATGGTGTCGGGGATTAGCGGAGCAGTGAGCGTGCTAGCTTCGCAATATTTTGGCGCAGGTGATTTCAACGGAATTCGACGTACACTAGCGCAATCATGGGCACTGTCGATCTTTGCCATCATTCCCTTTGTGTTCATCTATACATTGGTTCCTGAATCAGTGGTGTCTGTGGTGGCCTCAGACCCTGATTACGTCCGCTTGGCAACGGATTACCTTTGGATAACAGGAGCCAGCCTTTTTGGTACCGCGATCGTAGTGCCCCTAGAAAGCGCACTGCGATCGGTCGGCGAAGCCAAGCTACCCACCAAGATCAGCATCTGGGCAATCATCGTTAATGCGATTCTCAACGCATTGCTGATCTTTGGTTTGTTTGGATTTCCAGAACTGGGCGTAGTTGGTGCGGCAATTGGCACCACGGTGTCTCGATTCTTTCAGACGGTTGCATTGCTTGTGATGGCGAGAAAACATTATGCGCATCTATTTCCGACATTAAGCAATTGGCGGAATGCGATATTACCGAAGCATAGAAAGAAGTACTTCACGATAGCGATACCTATGTTGGTTCATGACACAGCATGGGTTGGCGGGATTCTTATTTATAACGTAATCGTTGGGCAAATGGGTGTTGGAGAGCTTGCGATCATTTCGCTGTTATCGCCTGTCGAAAGCATCTTAATCTCCGCGTTCTTAGGCTTTGCGGTCGCCGCTTCGATCATTTTGGGCAATGAGATTGGGGCGAAAAACTACCAACGCGTTGAAAATACTGCTTGGGGCTATGTGTTCGTCAGTTGTGCGCTTGCTGCTTTACTCGCGTTACTCTGTTTTATCGCCAAACCAGCCATTGTTCAGCTTATCGGTTTTACGCATCTGGAACTCAAAGATACAGCGGTCAACGTTGCCTTGGTCATGGCGGCTGGGATGATATTGAGAGTATTCAACATGGTTGGCATTGGCGGTGTTTTAAAAAGTGGTGGCGACATTAACTACAGCATCTTCATCGACATATTCGGCCAGTGGGCCATTGGTATTCCCCTCGCCTATTTTACCGCTTTAGTGTTGGGTTGGTCTTTAGAATGGGTATTAATGATTGTGCTGTTAGAAGAACTGGCCAAGATAATTTTAACTAGCCAACGTATTCACTCTAAGAAATGGATTAACAACCTAATAGAAGAACCTGACCAGCTCACTGCTTGA
- a CDS encoding cobyric acid synthase — protein MRSPLNALMVQGTTSDAGKSVLVAGLCRVLARKGIKVAPFKPQNMALNSAVTKDGGEIGRAQAVQAQACNIEPTVHMNPVLLKPNSDTGAQVILQGRALTNMEAIGYHDYKKVAMNSVIDSFDRLSDEYQSVMIEGAGSPAEINLRENDIANMGFAEKADVPVIIVADIDRGGVFAHLYGTLALLSESEQARVKGFVINRFRGDIALLQSGLDWLEEKTGKPVIGVLPYLHGFNLEAEDAITSAQESDGEAKLKVVVPVLTRISNHTDFDALRLNPSIDLRYVGKGERLNNADLIVLPGTKSVRADLEYLKQQGWDKDIQRHLRLGGKVMGICGGYQMLGNIIHDPDGVEGKPGSSEGLGYLDTETTLTQQKTLTNVCGTMTLDGKTAQVKGYEIHVGRTDVNETVLPVQLESGSVDGAMNQDNSIFGTYLHGVFDNSDALSLICEWAGANDVTAIDHEQLKELGINRIADAIEDHLNLDLLWPELTA, from the coding sequence ATGCGATCACCGTTAAACGCCCTTATGGTTCAAGGGACAACATCAGATGCCGGAAAAAGTGTTTTGGTGGCAGGTTTATGCCGTGTTTTGGCAAGGAAAGGCATCAAAGTGGCACCATTTAAGCCACAAAATATGGCGCTAAACAGCGCAGTAACAAAAGATGGTGGCGAGATTGGTCGTGCTCAAGCAGTTCAGGCACAAGCTTGTAATATTGAGCCTACCGTTCATATGAACCCTGTATTGCTAAAACCCAATTCAGATACGGGCGCGCAAGTGATCCTACAAGGTAGAGCACTGACGAATATGGAAGCGATCGGATATCACGACTACAAGAAAGTTGCGATGAATTCGGTTATCGATTCATTTGATCGACTTTCCGATGAATACCAAAGCGTGATGATTGAAGGTGCGGGCAGTCCCGCAGAGATCAATCTTCGAGAAAACGATATCGCGAACATGGGCTTTGCTGAAAAGGCAGACGTCCCAGTGATCATCGTTGCTGATATTGATCGTGGTGGCGTTTTTGCACATCTCTACGGCACGTTAGCTCTGTTATCTGAATCTGAACAAGCGCGCGTAAAAGGCTTTGTGATAAACCGTTTTAGAGGTGATATTGCGCTTTTACAATCGGGTTTAGATTGGCTAGAAGAGAAAACAGGTAAGCCTGTGATAGGGGTTTTGCCTTATCTACATGGTTTTAACTTAGAAGCGGAAGATGCCATTACCTCAGCCCAAGAATCTGACGGAGAAGCTAAACTCAAGGTTGTGGTGCCTGTACTAACTCGAATCAGTAACCATACAGACTTTGACGCTCTGCGACTTAACCCGTCGATTGATTTACGTTACGTAGGCAAAGGCGAGCGCCTGAACAACGCGGATTTGATTGTATTGCCGGGAACAAAATCGGTAAGAGCCGATTTGGAATACTTAAAACAGCAAGGCTGGGATAAAGATATTCAGCGTCACCTACGACTAGGCGGCAAAGTCATGGGTATTTGTGGCGGTTATCAGATGCTAGGGAACATCATTCATGATCCAGATGGTGTTGAAGGGAAACCTGGAAGCAGTGAAGGGTTGGGGTATCTTGATACTGAAACGACACTAACACAGCAGAAAACCTTAACTAATGTGTGTGGAACCATGACACTTGATGGCAAAACTGCACAAGTAAAAGGGTATGAAATCCACGTAGGTAGGACTGATGTCAATGAAACGGTATTACCGGTTCAGTTAGAATCTGGGAGTGTTGATGGTGCTATGAATCAAGATAACTCAATTTTTGGTACTTACCTGCATGGTGTATTCGATAACAGTGATGCATTGTCGCTTATTTGCGAATGGGCAGGCGCCAATGATGTGACAGCGATTGACCATGAACAGCTTAAAGAGTTGGGTATCAATCGAATCGCTGATGCCATCGAAGATCACTTGAACCTTGACCTGCTTTGGCCTGAATTAACAGCTTAG
- a CDS encoding putative ATP-dependent zinc protease, protein MYNWKAIVVLMLSGGLFACSATTTAPVEPEQKPKVEQPVVDDSSKTDTTEGEKVTEPTEKPEEVKPTEPEAKPKPEQKPAAKPTKTSDGKLILGEEEWVFVPGLKEAFKARVDTGATTSSISAVDIVDFERDGKDWVKFKIEHDGITTEEISLPVERWVKIKQSSAEGTQRRAVVVASIQIGDLKDKTEFTLADRTHLSFPILLGRSFFRDVAVVDVGQKYVQKKITK, encoded by the coding sequence ATGTATAACTGGAAAGCGATTGTAGTTTTAATGCTAAGTGGTGGCCTGTTTGCTTGTTCGGCGACGACTACAGCTCCTGTCGAACCAGAGCAAAAACCTAAAGTAGAACAACCTGTTGTGGACGACTCTTCAAAGACAGACACAACGGAAGGCGAGAAAGTAACGGAACCTACAGAGAAGCCTGAAGAAGTAAAACCAACGGAACCAGAAGCGAAACCAAAGCCTGAACAAAAACCGGCAGCAAAACCAACGAAGACAAGTGATGGCAAGCTGATTCTTGGCGAAGAAGAGTGGGTGTTTGTTCCTGGTTTGAAAGAAGCATTTAAGGCGCGAGTTGATACAGGTGCAACAACATCATCAATCAGTGCGGTTGATATTGTAGATTTCGAACGTGATGGCAAAGATTGGGTTAAGTTCAAAATTGAACACGACGGTATCACAACTGAAGAGATCAGCTTACCGGTAGAGCGTTGGGTTAAGATCAAGCAGTCCAGCGCAGAAGGCACACAACGACGTGCTGTTGTTGTCGCTTCAATTCAAATCGGCGATCTAAAAGATAAGACTGAGTTTACGCTAGCAGATCGAACGCATCTTTCTTTCCCAATTCTGTTGGGTAGAAGCTTCTTTAGAGACGTTGCCGTTGTCGATGTTGGTCAAAAATACGTTCAGAAAAAAATAACTAAATAG
- a CDS encoding amino acid aminotransferase → MFSHLPKPTLDPILSLSVAYRGDPRTDKVDLGIGVYKNDQGETPIMKAVSMAQDIVVETQKTKAYVGLAGCEEFNQSMVDLLLKGTSAIGRVAAIQTPGASGALRMLGDLMKVSQPDTTVWISNPSYVNHKPVMEAAGLKVRYYNYFSPETKQVDTAKMLDDLSKAGPSDVVLLHGCCHNPTGADINFEAWQEITKLSQKNGFLPFVDIAYQGFGDGLEEDAKGLQHMANNVEEMLITTSCSKNFGLYRERTGAAIVIGKNSEHVGNAKGKLLTLARSTYTMPPDHGAALVKTILQNQELTSIWKQELSEMQQRLLNLRQSLCDELRNTYNTSQFDFIESHKGMFSVLGFKETQMNQLREEYGVYGVGDGRINIAGLSESHIPYVAKAIANVSK, encoded by the coding sequence ATGTTTTCACATCTACCAAAACCAACTTTAGATCCAATTTTATCTCTTTCTGTCGCTTACCGCGGCGATCCTCGTACTGACAAAGTCGACTTAGGCATTGGCGTTTACAAAAACGACCAAGGCGAAACACCTATCATGAAAGCCGTTTCTATGGCTCAAGATATTGTTGTCGAGACTCAGAAAACCAAAGCTTACGTCGGCCTAGCAGGCTGTGAAGAGTTTAACCAGAGCATGGTTGATCTGCTGCTTAAAGGAACTTCTGCAATAGGTCGCGTTGCTGCGATTCAAACACCGGGTGCAAGTGGTGCACTTCGTATGTTGGGTGACTTAATGAAAGTTTCTCAACCAGACACCACGGTTTGGATTTCAAACCCAAGCTACGTTAACCATAAACCAGTAATGGAAGCGGCAGGCTTAAAAGTCAGATATTACAATTACTTCAGTCCTGAAACGAAGCAAGTTGATACGGCTAAAATGTTGGACGACCTTTCAAAAGCGGGTCCATCAGACGTGGTACTGCTGCACGGTTGTTGTCATAACCCAACGGGTGCTGATATCAACTTTGAAGCGTGGCAGGAAATCACCAAACTCTCTCAGAAAAATGGTTTCTTACCATTCGTTGATATTGCCTACCAAGGCTTTGGTGATGGTCTAGAAGAAGACGCAAAAGGTCTTCAACATATGGCGAACAACGTCGAAGAGATGTTAATTACAACGTCATGTTCGAAAAACTTTGGTTTGTACCGTGAAAGAACGGGTGCCGCGATTGTTATCGGCAAGAACAGCGAACATGTTGGCAACGCCAAGGGTAAGCTTCTTACGCTGGCCCGTTCAACTTACACAATGCCGCCAGATCATGGTGCAGCTTTGGTTAAAACAATTCTTCAGAATCAAGAGTTAACGTCGATTTGGAAACAAGAGTTGAGTGAAATGCAGCAACGTTTGTTGAATCTGCGCCAAAGTTTATGTGATGAATTACGCAATACTTACAACACGTCACAATTTGACTTCATTGAAAGCCATAAAGGCATGTTTAGTGTACTAGGCTTTAAAGAAACTCAAATGAATCAACTACGTGAAGAATATGGAGTCTACGGTGTTGGTGACGGACGCATCAACATCGCAGGCCTTTCCGAATCTCATATTCCTTATGTAGCTAAAGCGATAGCCAACGTTTCAAAATAG
- the nrdG gene encoding anaerobic ribonucleoside-triphosphate reductase-activating protein, whose protein sequence is MNYHQYHPIDVVNGPGTRCTLFVSGCVHQCRGCYNQSTQRLDSGHLFTQELQDQIIADLNDPRIKRRGLSLSGGDPMHPANVSEVLKLVQRVKAECEGKDIWMWTGYELDELDEKQKQVLKYVDTLIDGRFEQDKADPMLDWRGSSNQIIHRFTDI, encoded by the coding sequence CGACGTTGTAAACGGCCCAGGAACACGCTGCACTTTGTTTGTGTCGGGTTGTGTACACCAATGTCGTGGGTGCTATAACCAGTCGACGCAAAGGTTGGACTCTGGGCATTTGTTTACTCAAGAACTGCAAGACCAAATTATCGCTGATCTCAATGATCCGCGAATAAAGCGTCGTGGTTTATCACTTTCTGGCGGTGACCCAATGCATCCGGCAAACGTGTCTGAAGTGCTTAAGTTGGTTCAACGTGTAAAAGCGGAATGCGAAGGCAAAGACATCTGGATGTGGACAGGTTACGAACTTGATGAGCTTGATGAAAAGCAGAAGCAAGTATTGAAATATGTTGATACTTTGATTGATGGTCGCTTTGAGCAAGATAAAGCGGATCCAATGTTAGATTGGCGTGGCAGTTCAAACCAAATCATTCATCGATTTACTGACATATAA
- a CDS encoding methyl-accepting chemotaxis protein, translating to MGVNNISIKNKLTLMFVVIIFAMTMIQTYVTGKQLLNETYRSIQQYSNTLTDTTVSGIEKWIEGRINVVNAAKNAFTFTDDPTSYLTQSTSAGKFQIAYAGLSDGRFLLGGDLPIPQDYDPRTRDWYKAPMAAGQTVVTEPYVDVATNDLVVTIASPFSTNGFSGVIGADLNLNTLINDIVSIEQPGVYAFLVDGKGNIVAHRDRSLTLKPVSNISNNLSAQKIKSLAQNPEFEELTIEGTDSLLSAQKVPHTDWYFTVVIDKDHSFASYYSLVRQSVIFGLIQLAVIAFVAMFIIKKALAPLTTLSSAMEALSKGDGDLTQRMTVHSKDEIGTLAHHVNAFIAKLQEIVRDIAGSSNQLNQQSEISTNVARQTSEGLSVQLHEISQIATAVHEMSATAEEVANNAQMTADSAISSTENCEQGKQVIIRNQDSITNLAQQVENASGIIQEVEKNALDINTILSTISDIAEQTNLLALNAAIEAARAGEQGRGFAVVADEVRVLSQRTHSSTDEIREMIETLQKNSVSAVESMQRSQDLAQSSVDDANNATVALEEIATSIQQISEMASHISNAASEQRSVTGEVSKNIQLVNDVSENMSTEADNSRHLSEELRGIAQQLDTQVQLFKY from the coding sequence ATGGGTGTTAACAATATTTCGATCAAAAACAAATTAACATTGATGTTTGTTGTCATTATTTTCGCGATGACTATGATTCAGACTTACGTAACAGGTAAGCAACTTCTCAACGAAACTTATCGTTCCATTCAGCAATATTCAAATACACTCACTGATACGACCGTATCGGGTATAGAAAAATGGATTGAAGGCCGGATCAACGTTGTAAATGCAGCCAAAAATGCATTCACTTTTACCGATGACCCAACCAGCTATTTAACTCAAAGTACAAGTGCTGGTAAATTCCAAATTGCCTACGCTGGGCTTTCCGACGGTCGCTTTCTTCTAGGTGGAGATTTGCCAATACCTCAAGACTATGACCCACGTACTCGAGATTGGTACAAAGCGCCTATGGCGGCAGGTCAAACAGTAGTCACTGAACCCTATGTTGATGTGGCTACCAATGACCTAGTGGTAACAATTGCAAGTCCATTCAGTACCAACGGTTTCTCTGGCGTTATTGGTGCAGACTTGAACTTAAACACCCTCATCAATGATATTGTCAGTATTGAGCAACCTGGTGTTTACGCTTTTCTTGTCGATGGTAAAGGTAACATTGTTGCCCATAGAGACCGTAGCCTAACGCTAAAGCCTGTTTCTAATATTTCAAACAACCTTTCTGCTCAGAAAATCAAATCACTTGCGCAAAATCCAGAATTTGAAGAGCTAACGATTGAAGGTACCGACTCCCTTCTTTCTGCTCAGAAAGTGCCTCATACGGACTGGTACTTCACTGTTGTTATCGATAAAGATCACTCTTTTGCTTCTTACTATTCATTAGTACGACAGTCGGTAATATTTGGCCTAATACAACTTGCTGTGATCGCATTTGTTGCGATGTTTATCATCAAGAAAGCACTCGCGCCACTAACGACACTAAGTTCAGCAATGGAAGCACTGTCTAAAGGTGACGGCGACTTAACACAGCGTATGACAGTTCATAGTAAAGACGAGATCGGCACTCTAGCGCATCACGTCAACGCTTTCATCGCAAAACTTCAAGAGATAGTGCGTGATATTGCGGGCTCTTCAAACCAGCTTAACCAGCAATCTGAAATTAGCACCAATGTTGCTCGTCAAACAAGTGAAGGCTTATCAGTCCAGCTTCACGAAATCTCACAAATTGCTACAGCCGTACATGAAATGTCGGCAACAGCAGAAGAAGTAGCAAACAATGCGCAAATGACGGCTGATTCAGCGATCAGTTCAACAGAAAACTGTGAACAAGGTAAGCAAGTGATCATTCGCAACCAAGATTCGATCACTAACCTTGCTCAACAAGTTGAAAACGCTTCAGGGATCATTCAAGAGGTTGAGAAAAACGCGTTAGATATCAACACGATTCTTTCAACCATTTCTGATATTGCAGAACAAACCAACCTACTTGCCCTAAATGCAGCGATTGAAGCGGCACGTGCAGGTGAGCAAGGACGCGGTTTTGCTGTTGTTGCAGACGAGGTTCGTGTTCTTTCACAACGCACCCACAGTTCTACAGACGAAATTCGCGAAATGATTGAAACTTTGCAGAAAAACAGCGTCAGTGCGGTTGAATCAATGCAGCGTAGCCAAGATTTGGCACAATCAAGTGTCGATGATGCGAACAATGCGACAGTTGCATTAGAAGAGATCGCGACATCGATACAGCAGATTTCGGAGATGGCTTCTCATATCTCGAACGCAGCTTCTGAACAAAGATCGGTAACCGGCGAAGTTAGTAAGAACATTCAGTTGGTTAATGATGTATCAGAAAACATGTCTACTGAGGCTGATAACTCTCGTCATCTTTCTGAAGAGTTGCGCGGTATTGCTCAACAGTTAGATACTCAAGTTCAGTTGTTCAAATACTAG
- a CDS encoding AraC family transcriptional regulator, with protein MNEKQERYEISDKTHQEFVDQSHVLAFEELGIVQCGTASCRDFFSVYRKNQQKHMLLYTVRGKGWLESTGCRYILEPGSCITVPAGIENGFGIEEETWQIAWIFLSPDKQWENVVSEEVSYTLSPAAEVVSSCIHTLLRSIALPIDLGGAIAIHSVAQIEFMINAPVPQQQSRNLIRLRRVFDNVQKQLHKEWNVHELASLFPCSEPHFHRLCQRYYSHSPMTHIMRMRMEYAARLLKSSDWSIQHIGEIVGYPNAANFSTRFKAWSGMTPRQFKQSAQ; from the coding sequence ATGAATGAGAAACAAGAACGGTATGAGATTTCAGACAAGACGCATCAAGAGTTTGTCGATCAAAGCCATGTCTTAGCATTTGAAGAGCTCGGCATCGTCCAGTGTGGGACGGCATCATGTCGAGATTTCTTTTCTGTCTATCGCAAGAACCAACAGAAACACATGCTGCTGTATACCGTGAGAGGCAAGGGTTGGCTCGAAAGCACAGGATGTCGCTATATTCTGGAACCGGGCTCGTGCATTACCGTTCCAGCAGGTATCGAGAATGGCTTTGGTATTGAAGAAGAAACATGGCAGATAGCGTGGATCTTTCTCTCTCCCGATAAACAATGGGAAAATGTCGTCAGTGAGGAAGTGAGTTATACGCTGTCTCCGGCAGCAGAAGTCGTCTCGTCGTGCATTCACACTCTGTTGAGAAGCATTGCTTTACCCATCGATTTGGGTGGAGCGATTGCCATACACAGCGTAGCCCAAATAGAATTCATGATTAATGCACCGGTACCACAACAACAGTCACGAAATTTGATTCGCTTAAGACGAGTGTTCGACAACGTACAAAAGCAGCTTCACAAAGAGTGGAACGTTCATGAACTCGCAAGTTTATTCCCGTGCTCAGAGCCACACTTCCATCGTTTGTGCCAGCGCTATTACTCACACAGTCCAATGACTCATATCATGCGTATGAGAATGGAGTATGCAGCACGCTTACTGAAGTCGAGTGATTGGTCGATTCAACATATTGGTGAGATAGTCGGATATCCAAATGCCGCTAACTTTAGCACTCGGTTTAAGGCGTGGTCAGGAATGACACCAAGACAATTCAAACAAAGTGCCCAATAG